One stretch of Flavobacterium sp. 9 DNA includes these proteins:
- a CDS encoding FecR family protein, with protein sequence MNSNSEIKSLLQKFVLNECTPEETNEVVAYYKKNKLTDDFPSVEDIQALLIETPKMDRQTADDIFLNILSASKENETTIQIAPERSNFKKYISIAASIVVLLGVGFFYKQSLSTKPVEQKFDFKSSDIVLQLEDGQTQIISENNSAQVKDAKGNIVGNQNGDKIVYDPNTGLEKVAYNIIKIPYGKKFKLQLSDGTMVHLNAGTTLKYPVKFIAGENRQVFLNGEAFFDVAKDKKHPFIVNADALNVRVLGTHFNVSNYPEDAATDVVLVEGSVGMYGLNEEFDANKNTVLKPGYKGSFNRENNAISTKAVITDIYTSWINGGLTFRNMTFKNIITKLERRYNVTIVNKNEKLANEKFNASFKEESIENVMSYFNDIHGINYTIKNNQILIK encoded by the coding sequence ATGAATTCAAATTCTGAAATAAAAAGTCTTTTACAAAAGTTTGTTTTAAACGAATGTACACCCGAGGAAACAAACGAGGTAGTTGCCTATTATAAAAAAAATAAACTTACGGATGATTTCCCTTCTGTAGAAGATATTCAGGCGCTTCTTATTGAAACTCCAAAAATGGATCGACAAACTGCCGATGATATTTTCTTAAATATTCTATCTGCTTCAAAAGAAAATGAAACAACAATTCAAATTGCTCCTGAAAGATCAAATTTCAAAAAGTACATTTCGATTGCTGCTTCTATTGTTGTTTTATTAGGAGTTGGATTTTTCTACAAACAAAGCCTTTCGACTAAACCTGTTGAGCAAAAATTTGATTTCAAAAGTTCTGATATCGTTTTACAATTAGAAGATGGGCAAACTCAAATCATATCAGAAAATAATTCGGCTCAGGTAAAAGATGCCAAAGGAAATATCGTTGGAAATCAAAACGGAGACAAAATTGTTTATGATCCAAATACTGGTTTAGAGAAAGTAGCTTATAACATCATTAAAATTCCATATGGCAAAAAATTCAAATTGCAATTGTCTGACGGAACAATGGTTCATTTGAACGCAGGAACAACTTTAAAATATCCTGTGAAATTTATTGCCGGTGAAAACAGACAGGTATTTCTAAACGGAGAAGCTTTTTTTGATGTTGCCAAAGATAAAAAACACCCTTTTATTGTAAATGCTGACGCGCTGAATGTACGTGTTCTTGGAACTCATTTTAATGTTTCTAATTATCCAGAAGATGCTGCAACTGATGTAGTTCTTGTAGAAGGTTCTGTTGGAATGTATGGCTTAAACGAAGAGTTTGATGCTAATAAAAATACTGTTTTGAAACCTGGTTATAAAGGAAGTTTCAACAGAGAAAACAATGCGATTTCTACCAAAGCTGTTATAACTGACATTTATACTTCATGGATAAATGGCGGATTAACCTTTAGGAATATGACTTTCAAAAACATTATTACAAAATTGGAAAGACGCTATAATGTTACAATTGTAAACAAAAATGAAAAATTAGCCAACGAAAAATTCAATGCAAGTTTTAAAGAAGAATCTATAGAAAATGTGATGAGTTATTTCAATGACATTCACGGTATCAATTACACCATAAAAAACAATCAAATACTAATTAAATAA
- a CDS encoding SusE domain-containing protein — translation MKKYINKLVALLTIVVFATSCDSDLPLTVLQSVSFPAPITSSVSTVVLTEATADNEAITISWPAVVFPVAAPVLYTVQFDLTANTKGKNAWLNAKAFEAGNDVLSKSFTVRELNKIATDLGLTPEVTGAISVRVVAVMDRSIYSNAIDITVTTYEKAIVFGEIYMPGAYQGEWNVDTASVLTAIEKGVYQGYATVLPGYGTIFKVNTARNWTEFYGAGAGEGNLERMNDKNLEFPGTGSYQVKVNLNTLKYTTTAYEWGIAGDATHLPTAEDPNYGWNNALPMSYDYQTKTWKITAALIPGNIKFKLNNQWVINYGPNDGSSTVATYDGGAYYISEAGTYEVTFTVNEAAGVATDKDTYPTTASFTVTKK, via the coding sequence ATGAAAAAATATATCAATAAATTAGTAGCATTACTCACCATTGTAGTGTTTGCTACTTCTTGTGACAGTGATTTGCCATTGACAGTTTTACAATCTGTTAGTTTTCCGGCACCAATTACTTCTTCAGTAAGTACAGTTGTATTAACGGAGGCAACGGCAGACAATGAGGCTATAACGATATCTTGGCCGGCTGTTGTTTTTCCCGTTGCAGCTCCCGTACTATACACCGTTCAATTTGATTTAACCGCAAACACTAAAGGCAAAAACGCATGGCTAAATGCCAAAGCTTTCGAAGCCGGAAATGACGTTTTGAGTAAATCTTTCACCGTAAGAGAATTAAATAAAATTGCTACAGACTTAGGACTTACACCCGAAGTAACCGGTGCGATATCCGTTAGAGTTGTAGCTGTAATGGATAGAAGTATATATTCTAATGCAATTGACATTACAGTTACTACTTACGAAAAAGCGATTGTTTTTGGCGAAATCTATATGCCTGGAGCATATCAGGGCGAATGGAATGTAGATACAGCATCTGTTTTAACTGCTATTGAAAAAGGTGTTTATCAAGGATACGCTACGGTTCTTCCTGGTTACGGCACAATCTTTAAAGTAAATACAGCCAGAAACTGGACTGAATTTTACGGTGCTGGTGCTGGCGAAGGCAATCTTGAAAGAATGAATGATAAAAATTTAGAATTCCCTGGAACTGGTTCTTATCAGGTTAAAGTAAATCTTAATACTCTGAAATATACAACCACAGCATATGAATGGGGAATTGCTGGAGATGCAACACATTTACCAACAGCTGAAGATCCAAACTACGGTTGGAACAATGCGCTTCCTATGTCTTATGATTACCAAACAAAAACATGGAAAATTACTGCCGCATTAATCCCTGGAAATATTAAATTCAAATTGAATAATCAATGGGTTATTAATTATGGACCTAACGATGGATCAAGCACAGTCGCAACTTATGACGGAGGAGCTTATTATATTTCAGAAGCAGGAACATATGAAGTTACATTTACTGTAAATGAAGCAGCCGGAGTTGCTACAGATAAAGATACATATCCAACAACAGCTTCTTTCACTGTTACTAAAAAATAA
- a CDS encoding RagB/SusD family nutrient uptake outer membrane protein: MKIKNILIAGSVCFFALVSCTNVDETVYDKYQPDEFYGTPEGADIALASVYAQIGGNWDGVGYAGADLGWYDLNSMCADEQVIPHRNTGDWGTDFARTYKHDWLPTDTMINNTWNWLYRSVFNANLAVNQLELSGADSSKIAEAKVLRAFFYYLLIDDFGNVPFYTDNNITVDKIPQASRQVVFDFIVSELKANVDLLPTGKGGELYGRFNKWAGYTLLAKVYLNAGVLTGTPKWAECLAACNVVNGGGFSLHSGAEDVANPLNSKYYELFGDVLPQDETILSIYTTVDVVSRNIFAVRSLYGAHCRALFGYDGWNGTIVPKEFYLKYEDGDVRKNQFLVGQQPGGANYTLDVTSLDDPGAGAQEGVRNIKFYPVVPRGGGGASNDFPIYRYADLVLMMAECNVRMGNSGAAKPFVDAIRTRAGISGLTGNPTLDDIYDERGRELNWEGHRREDMIRFDKFLLPNQFRGLSPEYRKIFPIPTSALNANLGLKQNPGY, encoded by the coding sequence ATGAAAATTAAAAATATATTGATAGCAGGAAGCGTTTGTTTCTTTGCTCTGGTTAGCTGTACTAACGTTGATGAAACTGTCTATGACAAATATCAGCCCGATGAATTTTACGGAACACCGGAAGGAGCGGATATCGCTTTGGCAAGTGTTTATGCCCAGATAGGCGGTAACTGGGATGGAGTTGGTTATGCTGGTGCTGATTTAGGCTGGTATGATTTGAATTCTATGTGTGCCGATGAACAAGTTATTCCGCACAGAAATACAGGTGACTGGGGTACTGATTTTGCACGTACCTACAAACACGATTGGTTGCCAACAGATACAATGATAAATAATACTTGGAACTGGTTGTATAGATCCGTTTTCAATGCCAATTTAGCTGTTAATCAATTAGAATTATCAGGTGCTGATTCTTCAAAAATTGCTGAAGCAAAAGTATTAAGAGCTTTTTTCTATTATTTATTGATTGATGATTTTGGGAACGTTCCTTTTTATACAGACAATAATATTACTGTAGATAAAATTCCGCAAGCAAGTCGTCAGGTAGTATTTGATTTCATCGTTTCTGAATTAAAAGCGAATGTTGATTTGTTGCCAACAGGTAAAGGTGGAGAATTGTATGGCCGATTCAACAAATGGGCAGGATACACATTGCTTGCCAAAGTATATTTAAATGCAGGTGTACTTACCGGAACACCAAAATGGGCTGAATGTCTGGCTGCTTGTAACGTTGTCAATGGTGGTGGTTTTTCACTACACTCTGGTGCTGAAGATGTTGCCAATCCTTTAAACAGTAAATACTACGAATTATTTGGAGATGTACTTCCTCAGGATGAAACAATTCTATCTATTTATACAACAGTAGATGTAGTTTCGAGAAACATCTTTGCCGTACGTAGTTTGTATGGTGCGCATTGCAGAGCCTTATTTGGTTATGACGGATGGAACGGAACGATTGTACCTAAAGAGTTTTATTTGAAATATGAAGATGGTGATGTACGTAAAAACCAGTTTTTAGTAGGACAACAACCAGGAGGAGCAAATTATACACTGGATGTAACTTCATTAGACGATCCGGGTGCTGGTGCACAAGAGGGAGTTCGTAATATTAAATTTTATCCTGTTGTACCAAGAGGTGGCGGCGGAGCATCTAATGATTTCCCTATTTACAGATATGCCGATCTTGTTTTAATGATGGCAGAATGTAATGTTCGTATGGGCAATTCCGGAGCAGCTAAACCATTTGTAGATGCTATTAGAACACGTGCAGGTATTTCTGGTTTAACTGGAAATCCAACTCTTGATGATATTTATGATGAAAGAGGTCGTGAACTAAACTGGGAAGGACACCGTAGAGAAGATATGATTCGTTTTGATAAATTTTTATTACCAAATCAATTCAGAGGTCTTTCACCAGAATATAGAAAAATATTCCCTATCCCAACTTCAGCTTTAAATGCTAATCTAGGACTTAAACAAAATCCAGGTTACTAA
- a CDS encoding alpha-amylase family glycosyl hydrolase has protein sequence MKSNTNIVLILLLALAFVSCSSSDDNPKTDPKPNPGTGTEYQQYGEPFANMPKSTDAIIYQVNIRAFSSEGTLKGVEKRLDSIKKLGVNVVYLMPIYPVGQVKKSGKLGSPYSVKDYKAVNADFGTLEDLRSLVNESHKRNMAVILDWVANHTSWDNKWITEHSDWYQKDASGNIIIPPGTNYNDVAQLNFNSTPMKTAMIDAMSYWVYNANIDGFRCDYADFVPTAFWAQAISTVKKIKNQNFLMMAEGTRTENFTAGFDYNFGFGFYDALKKVVANGQPASNLQTQNTKEYGVNSTSGRIVRYTSNHDVNLSDGTPLELFGGKKGSLAAFVVAFSMNSIPMIYNGQEVGYNKRIDYFDRTPIDWSTADYAMLKEYKNLIAFRNNSDALRKGKLTGYSNTDVSAFIMQTDTEKVLVVVNLRNNAVTYGAATGIANTTWKNALTGESVEITNQIKLEAYQYLILKK, from the coding sequence ATGAAGTCTAATACCAACATCGTTTTAATTTTGCTGCTTGCTTTGGCGTTTGTTTCCTGCAGTTCATCGGATGACAATCCGAAAACAGATCCTAAACCAAATCCGGGAACAGGAACGGAATATCAGCAATACGGCGAGCCATTTGCTAATATGCCTAAAAGTACTGATGCCATTATTTATCAGGTAAATATTCGCGCCTTTAGTAGCGAAGGAACATTAAAAGGTGTTGAGAAAAGATTAGACTCAATAAAAAAATTAGGTGTAAATGTGGTCTATTTAATGCCGATTTATCCTGTTGGACAAGTAAAAAAATCAGGTAAATTAGGTTCTCCTTATTCCGTTAAAGATTATAAAGCTGTTAACGCTGATTTTGGAACTTTAGAAGATCTTCGTTCATTAGTAAATGAATCTCATAAACGCAATATGGCTGTTATTTTAGACTGGGTTGCAAATCATACTTCTTGGGATAACAAATGGATTACAGAGCATTCAGACTGGTATCAAAAAGATGCAAGCGGAAACATTATTATTCCTCCCGGAACAAATTATAACGATGTTGCCCAATTAAATTTTAACAGTACTCCAATGAAAACCGCTATGATTGATGCAATGTCCTATTGGGTTTACAATGCGAACATTGACGGTTTTAGATGTGATTATGCTGATTTTGTGCCAACCGCTTTTTGGGCGCAGGCAATTTCTACTGTTAAAAAAATCAAAAATCAAAATTTCCTGATGATGGCAGAAGGTACCCGTACTGAAAATTTTACAGCTGGATTTGATTATAATTTCGGTTTTGGTTTTTATGATGCATTAAAAAAAGTAGTTGCCAATGGACAACCTGCCTCAAATTTGCAGACACAAAATACGAAAGAATATGGAGTCAATTCAACTTCAGGAAGAATTGTTCGCTATACAAGCAATCATGATGTGAATCTGTCTGATGGTACTCCCCTAGAATTATTTGGTGGAAAAAAAGGATCACTTGCCGCTTTTGTAGTCGCTTTTTCTATGAACTCAATTCCAATGATTTATAATGGTCAGGAAGTCGGTTACAATAAAAGAATTGATTATTTTGATCGCACACCAATCGATTGGTCAACAGCAGATTACGCAATGCTAAAAGAATACAAAAATTTAATTGCTTTTAGAAATAATAGTGATGCCTTGAGAAAAGGAAAATTGACAGGATACAGTAATACTGATGTGAGCGCTTTTATAATGCAAACTGACACCGAAAAAGTTTTAGTTGTAGTGAATTTGCGCAACAATGCTGTAACCTATGGCGCTGCAACTGGAATTGCTAACACTACCTGGAAAAACGCGCTTACAGGTGAATCAGTTGAAATAACGAATCAAATCAAATTGGAGGCTTATCAATATTTAATCCTAAAAAAATAA
- a CDS encoding glycoside hydrolase family 97 protein, producing MNFQSKKALLKVSSLSKTVCLCLFVCANSLWVQAQEITSPNKNLSLKFELKEGGIPSYQLSYKQKAVIKPSSLGLELQNLPSFLDGFTVTNTAQSSVDENWNPVLGEEKTIRNNYNELVVTLAQAKNNNRYIRIRFRLFNDGLGFRYEFPKQNDLNYFVIKEERSEFNLAGNHKIFWIPGDYDTNEYAYTTSKISEVASLMKKATIDINSQWPIKELSVQTPSMMKSDDGLYINIHEAGLINYPAMYLEVDAVNYKMRSHLAPDAVGAKGYMQTDAQSPWRTIVVSDKATEILASKLILNLNEPTSYKDVSWIKPVKYIGIWWEYFVAGKSTWAFGKETNVKLTDDFTKLTPNGKHGATTERAKEYIDFASKNGFDAILIEGWNIGWEDWINNWKEEVFDYVTAYPDFDVKAVHAYAASKGVKIIMHHETSGSATNYERRLDRAFQFMNDNGYDAVKTGYVGKIIPRGEHHDGQWMVNHYINVAKRAADYKIMIDSHEAVRPTGLNRTFPNWIAQESARGTEFESMGGLAPDHTTILPFTRLMGGPMDYTPGIFQTDLSYYGTGSSQRVNTTLVKQLAYYVTMYSPLQMAADIPGNYERFPDAFQFIKDVAVDWDNSYILEAEPGDYITIARKAKGKDAWFVGGITDENSRTANITFDYLPAGKKFIATIYADAKEANWNENPQKYTVTKVVVTSKTILKQYLAPGGGVAISIKEGNATELKGLKKL from the coding sequence ATGAATTTTCAATCCAAAAAAGCATTGCTTAAAGTTTCATCTTTAAGCAAAACAGTTTGCTTGTGTCTTTTTGTGTGTGCAAACTCATTATGGGTTCAGGCGCAGGAAATAACTTCGCCAAACAAAAACCTTTCTCTAAAATTTGAATTAAAAGAAGGTGGAATTCCATCTTACCAATTATCATATAAACAAAAAGCAGTTATAAAACCAAGTTCTTTGGGTTTAGAACTGCAAAATTTGCCTTCGTTTTTGGATGGTTTTACCGTTACAAATACAGCACAATCCTCTGTTGATGAAAATTGGAATCCGGTTTTAGGTGAAGAAAAAACAATTCGCAACAATTACAACGAGTTGGTTGTCACTTTGGCGCAAGCAAAAAACAACAACAGATATATTCGCATTCGTTTCCGTTTATTCAATGACGGATTAGGTTTTAGATATGAATTTCCGAAGCAAAATGATTTGAATTATTTTGTTATAAAAGAAGAACGTTCTGAATTTAATTTGGCTGGAAATCATAAAATTTTCTGGATTCCGGGAGATTATGATACCAATGAATATGCGTATACAACTTCGAAAATTTCTGAAGTTGCTTCGTTAATGAAAAAAGCTACGATCGATATCAATTCGCAATGGCCTATCAAAGAATTGTCTGTGCAAACGCCATCAATGATGAAATCTGATGACGGTTTATACATTAACATTCACGAAGCAGGTTTGATCAATTATCCGGCAATGTATCTTGAAGTTGATGCTGTAAATTACAAAATGCGCAGTCATTTGGCACCTGATGCCGTTGGTGCAAAAGGATATATGCAAACCGATGCACAATCACCTTGGAGAACTATTGTAGTAAGTGATAAAGCAACTGAAATTTTGGCTTCAAAATTAATCCTGAACCTCAACGAACCAACAAGTTATAAAGATGTTTCGTGGATAAAACCGGTAAAATATATCGGAATTTGGTGGGAATATTTTGTTGCCGGAAAAAGTACGTGGGCATTCGGAAAAGAAACAAACGTAAAATTAACGGATGATTTTACCAAACTTACGCCAAACGGAAAACACGGAGCCACAACAGAACGCGCAAAAGAATATATTGATTTTGCTTCTAAAAATGGTTTTGATGCCATCCTGATCGAAGGTTGGAACATTGGTTGGGAAGATTGGATCAACAACTGGAAAGAGGAAGTTTTTGATTACGTAACCGCTTATCCTGATTTTGATGTAAAAGCAGTTCATGCATATGCAGCTTCAAAAGGTGTAAAAATTATCATGCATCATGAAACTTCAGGATCTGCAACAAATTATGAGCGTCGTTTAGATCGTGCTTTTCAGTTTATGAATGACAACGGTTATGATGCTGTAAAAACAGGTTATGTAGGTAAAATTATTCCGCGTGGTGAACACCATGACGGACAATGGATGGTGAATCATTACATTAATGTAGCCAAACGTGCTGCCGATTATAAGATCATGATTGACAGTCACGAAGCCGTTCGACCAACGGGTTTAAACAGAACTTTCCCAAACTGGATTGCACAAGAATCTGCACGCGGAACTGAGTTTGAATCTATGGGAGGATTAGCACCGGATCACACCACGATTTTGCCATTTACACGTTTAATGGGAGGTCCAATGGATTATACTCCGGGAATCTTTCAAACTGATCTTTCTTATTACGGAACCGGAAGTTCGCAACGTGTGAATACAACTTTGGTAAAACAATTGGCATATTATGTTACGATGTATAGTCCGTTGCAAATGGCAGCTGATATTCCTGGAAACTACGAGCGTTTTCCAGATGCATTTCAGTTCATCAAAGATGTTGCTGTAGATTGGGATAACAGTTACATTCTTGAAGCAGAACCAGGAGATTACATCACGATTGCCCGTAAAGCAAAAGGAAAAGATGCTTGGTTTGTGGGAGGAATCACAGACGAAAACTCAAGAACTGCCAACATTACTTTTGATTATTTACCTGCCGGAAAAAAATTCATAGCTACAATTTATGCTGATGCCAAAGAAGCAAATTGGAATGAAAACCCGCAAAAATATACTGTGACTAAAGTTGTTGTAACCTCAAAAACAATTTTAAAACAGTATTTAGCTCCGGGCGGAGGTGTTGCAATTAGCATTAAGGAAGGAAATGCTACAGAATTAAAGGGATTGAAAAAGTTATAG
- a CDS encoding TonB-dependent receptor, with amino-acid sequence MKLTTLLILVAMFNIRGNTYAQKTKVTLELNNSTIEKVIETIEQKTDFRFIYKLNDIDLDRTISISVKDQSIYVVLDRLFKGTPTEFKIRDTQIILKKPELKTEVIQFQKQTVSGIITDENGLPLPGASVFEEGTKNGMVTDFDGKYKLTVESNTAVIVVTFIGYKEKKVTANQSIINIQLLPDATNLQEIVVVGYGTTARKDVTGAVSSIAAKDMNQGAIVNPLQLISGKAAGVNINQIGSEPGSGPSVRIRGVSSLIGGSDPLVVVDGIQGNLDLLTSIPPTEIESIDILKDASATAIYGSRGAAGVILVTTKSNKNGKSTIEYVGSTSIDFIPKKLNMLNAAEWTTAAASNGVPASSNHGADTDWYGVLTQTGFTQTHTLSFGGGTNKLNYRASLTAILQDGVVINSSNKKYIARVQATQRGLDDKLKLTFNLNNGIENSTRSIADLGRSGQVSNLISQAYLMRPTDPVFDTDGKSYFTDPGLFQYINPYAVAEKTINDAQWDNLFGSLKADLDLADGLQAGWFGSWRKTNATTGFYLPVSSTDPGAVRQDGFGNITNKRQNEKLMDISLTYKKTFGIHNINALALYEWQNQTYEESFLQARGFISDVTSYNALQYGDMSKVLYNDIKSQKNDRTLASFVARANYILLDRYLVTASLRRDGSSVFGANNKWGNFPSASVAWQINKESFMRNQTLINELKLRAGYGVTGNQQGLSPQGSLSLVDGAGSTYFGGSQITNFSISQNANADLKWETKKQTNLGLDFALLDNRLRGTVDVYTATTDNLLFNYTVPQPPYPKSDIKANVGSIRNEGLEVSLGYDVIRNENTTLTLAGNVSFMRNEVLNLSGSINGIPLNTDYVAWGGGTPNMYLIKGQPIGTFNILKHEGVNASGVETVVDQNGDGVFDQGARSPDRVMEGSALPTYTFAFNPSLRYKNFDASLLLRGSGGNKVYNLVNQRSSYLENIGKSNVLDSALDKGIRTSIYGSDIWLEDASFIRLENVTAGYNFAFKDRFFESIRLSLTGNNLFLITDYTGIDPEINLNGSNDNNAYFGGDRGIYPRTRSVAFGVIVKFK; translated from the coding sequence TTGAAATTAACTACACTACTTATTTTGGTCGCCATGTTTAATATTAGAGGGAATACTTATGCCCAAAAAACAAAAGTAACCCTAGAATTAAACAATTCAACAATCGAAAAGGTTATTGAGACCATAGAACAAAAAACAGATTTCAGATTTATTTACAAACTGAATGACATCGACTTAGATCGAACGATTTCAATTTCTGTAAAAGACCAATCGATATATGTTGTTTTGGATCGACTTTTTAAAGGAACTCCAACCGAATTTAAAATTCGCGATACTCAGATTATTCTAAAAAAGCCAGAACTTAAAACAGAAGTTATCCAGTTTCAGAAACAAACCGTTTCCGGAATTATCACGGATGAAAATGGTTTACCACTTCCTGGAGCATCTGTTTTTGAAGAAGGAACTAAAAACGGAATGGTAACTGATTTTGATGGTAAATACAAACTTACTGTCGAAAGCAATACGGCTGTAATTGTAGTAACTTTTATTGGATATAAAGAGAAAAAAGTAACTGCAAACCAAAGCATTATCAACATTCAACTTCTTCCTGATGCCACAAACTTGCAGGAAATTGTTGTGGTTGGTTACGGTACTACTGCCAGAAAAGATGTTACCGGAGCAGTTTCTTCTATAGCTGCAAAAGACATGAACCAAGGTGCAATTGTTAATCCGTTGCAATTGATTTCAGGTAAAGCTGCCGGTGTAAACATTAACCAAATTGGTAGTGAGCCAGGCTCCGGCCCAAGTGTTCGTATACGTGGAGTGAGTTCATTAATTGGCGGAAGTGATCCATTAGTCGTGGTGGATGGAATACAAGGAAATTTAGACTTGCTAACTTCGATTCCTCCAACTGAAATAGAATCTATTGACATTTTAAAAGATGCCTCTGCAACAGCTATTTACGGATCAAGAGGAGCTGCAGGAGTTATTCTTGTAACTACGAAAAGCAACAAAAATGGAAAATCTACTATAGAATATGTTGGATCTACATCTATAGATTTTATTCCGAAAAAATTAAATATGTTAAATGCTGCGGAATGGACAACGGCGGCAGCAAGCAATGGTGTTCCTGCCTCTTCAAATCATGGCGCTGATACAGATTGGTATGGAGTATTAACCCAAACTGGTTTTACACAAACTCACACACTTTCATTTGGAGGAGGCACAAATAAATTAAATTACCGTGCTTCTTTGACTGCTATTTTACAGGATGGTGTTGTCATAAACTCTAGTAACAAAAAATATATTGCCAGAGTACAAGCTACTCAAAGAGGACTGGACGATAAATTAAAATTAACTTTTAATTTAAATAACGGAATTGAAAATAGTACAAGAAGTATCGCAGATTTGGGTAGATCGGGACAGGTTTCTAACTTGATTTCACAAGCTTATTTAATGCGTCCAACTGACCCTGTTTTTGATACAGATGGAAAATCTTATTTTACAGACCCAGGTTTGTTTCAATATATAAACCCTTATGCAGTAGCAGAAAAAACAATTAATGACGCACAATGGGATAACTTATTTGGAAGTCTTAAAGCTGACTTAGATTTAGCTGATGGTTTACAAGCTGGTTGGTTTGGCAGCTGGAGAAAAACAAATGCAACAACTGGTTTTTATTTACCAGTATCATCAACGGATCCTGGCGCTGTTAGACAAGATGGTTTTGGAAACATTACAAATAAGAGACAGAATGAGAAGTTGATGGACATCAGTTTAACTTACAAAAAGACCTTTGGCATCCATAATATCAATGCTTTGGCATTATACGAATGGCAAAATCAAACTTACGAAGAAAGTTTTTTGCAAGCACGAGGATTTATTAGTGATGTGACTTCGTATAATGCATTACAATATGGAGATATGTCTAAAGTATTGTATAATGATATAAAATCACAAAAAAATGACAGAACATTAGCTTCATTTGTAGCAAGAGCTAATTATATTTTATTAGACCGTTATTTAGTTACAGCAAGTTTAAGACGTGATGGATCATCTGTTTTTGGAGCGAACAACAAATGGGGTAATTTTCCATCAGCATCAGTTGCATGGCAAATTAATAAAGAATCATTTATGCGCAATCAAACATTAATAAATGAGTTGAAATTACGTGCAGGTTATGGTGTTACAGGAAATCAACAAGGTTTAAGCCCACAGGGTTCCCTATCTTTAGTTGATGGTGCAGGATCTACCTATTTTGGAGGTTCTCAAATTACTAATTTCTCCATTAGTCAAAATGCCAATGCCGATTTGAAATGGGAAACAAAAAAACAAACCAATTTAGGTCTTGATTTTGCCTTGCTCGATAACCGACTAAGAGGTACCGTTGATGTATATACAGCTACAACTGATAATCTTTTATTTAATTACACAGTGCCGCAACCACCTTATCCAAAAAGTGATATTAAAGCCAACGTAGGTAGTATTAGGAACGAAGGATTGGAAGTTTCTTTAGGTTATGATGTTATTCGTAATGAAAATACAACATTGACATTGGCTGGAAACGTTTCTTTTATGCGCAATGAAGTACTTAACTTAAGCGGAAGTATCAATGGTATACCACTAAATACTGATTATGTAGCTTGGGGGGGAGGAACGCCTAACATGTATTTGATAAAAGGACAACCAATTGGTACATTTAATATTTTAAAACATGAGGGCGTAAACGCTTCTGGTGTTGAAACTGTAGTGGATCAAAATGGAGATGGAGTTTTCGATCAGGGTGCCAGAAGTCCTGATCGTGTAATGGAAGGATCTGCCTTGCCAACGTATACTTTTGCTTTCAATCCATCTTTACGATATAAAAACTTTGATGCATCGCTTTTATTAAGAGGTTCAGGAGGTAATAAGGTCTACAATCTTGTTAATCAACGTTCAAGTTATTTAGAGAATATTGGTAAATCAAATGTATTAGACAGTGCTTTAGATAAAGGTATCAGGACTTCTATATATGGTTCAGACATATGGTTAGAAGATGCTTCTTTTATTCGTTTAGAAAATGTTACTGCAGGATACAATTTTGCTTTTAAAGACCGCTTTTTTGAGTCTATCAGACTTTCTCTTACTGGAAACAACTTATTTCTTATCACAGATTACACTGGTATCGATCCTGAAATTAACCTAAACGGAAGTAACGATAATAATGCATATTTTGGTGGTGATAGAGGTATTTATCCTCGTACAAGAAGTGTTGCGTTTGGGGTAATTGTCAAATTTAAATAG